In one Mucilaginibacter ginsenosidivorax genomic region, the following are encoded:
- a CDS encoding glycoside hydrolase family 20 protein gives MIKLIPSYEFLLTTLSLILIAGYSSAQIKQQGVIPQPRKITKGVGAFIFSDITTINLVDHVNAENFAFFRRYLKSVSGDSLLFNSKKLFSDISISIDTLQIPQEEGYRLTVRPRQIIITGHDEAGIFYALQSLMQLIRTTNGKAAVQACTVDDYPRFAYRGMLLDVSRHFFAADDIKKWIDMLALYKINTFHWHLTDDQGWRIEIKKYPLLQSISAYRDETIIGHKRDSPHLFDGKRYGGYYTQQEVKAIVKYATDRHITIIPEIEMPGHALAALAAYPQLGCTGGTYKTATYWGIFDDVYCAGNDETFTFLQNVLDEVLPLFPSKYIHIGGDECPKTKWKTCPKCQKRIKDEHLKDEHELQSYFIGRMEKYLNSKGRQIIGWDEILEGGLTPGATVMSWTGEEGGIAAAKQHHNAIMTPEKYVYLDYYQSLYPGEPITAGGYTPLSKVYNYEPLTKELSGDEAKYIKGVQANAWSEYLPSPARAERQLFPRMLALAEVAWSAKENKDYDGFLRRLRYEQPMLKKLNINAAYTFDEITDNVSETADHQVSIGLTTTLPNSRIMYTTDGSIPGLYSKWYSKALTITHSGTLKAAVFSHGKLAGRIYEKGFRIHKAIGKTVTLANQPQGAYNPGDTFGLVNGVFGSKLYNDGQWYGFNGNDLDAVVDLGSVQTISQLGINILKYHWQKMWEPTLLTFEVSADGKNYTEVYRQTEFKANGINTVKADIKPTQARYVRLKGINKDIIPPGEYIAGAKAWLLVDEIVVN, from the coding sequence ATGATAAAGCTGATACCCTCATACGAATTTCTGTTAACTACGCTAAGCCTGATATTAATTGCCGGTTATTCATCGGCACAAATAAAACAGCAGGGCGTTATACCGCAGCCTCGTAAAATTACCAAAGGGGTGGGGGCGTTTATATTTTCAGATATTACAACAATAAACCTGGTTGATCATGTGAACGCCGAAAACTTCGCATTTTTTAGGCGATACTTAAAATCGGTTTCGGGCGATAGTTTATTGTTTAACAGCAAGAAGCTATTTTCGGATATCAGTATCAGTATAGATACTTTACAAATACCGCAGGAAGAGGGGTACCGTTTAACGGTAAGGCCAAGACAAATTATCATTACAGGGCACGACGAGGCGGGTATATTTTATGCCTTGCAATCGCTTATGCAACTCATTCGTACCACTAATGGCAAAGCTGCCGTACAGGCTTGCACCGTTGATGATTATCCCCGTTTTGCGTACCGGGGCATGCTTTTAGATGTAAGTCGCCACTTTTTTGCTGCCGATGATATCAAAAAGTGGATTGATATGCTGGCCCTGTACAAGATCAATACCTTTCACTGGCACCTCACCGACGACCAGGGCTGGCGCATCGAAATAAAAAAGTACCCGCTTTTACAAAGCATTTCGGCCTACAGGGATGAAACCATAATAGGCCACAAGCGTGATAGCCCGCACCTTTTTGATGGCAAACGGTATGGCGGTTACTACACCCAGCAGGAGGTTAAAGCCATCGTAAAATATGCAACAGACAGGCATATCACCATTATCCCGGAAATTGAAATGCCGGGGCACGCGCTGGCGGCATTGGCAGCTTACCCGCAACTGGGTTGCACGGGCGGCACTTATAAAACGGCTACTTATTGGGGCATTTTTGATGACGTATATTGTGCCGGTAACGATGAAACCTTTACCTTTCTGCAAAACGTACTTGACGAAGTGCTGCCACTGTTTCCTTCAAAATATATTCATATTGGTGGCGATGAATGCCCCAAAACTAAATGGAAAACTTGCCCCAAATGCCAGAAACGCATTAAGGATGAGCATTTAAAAGACGAGCATGAACTGCAAAGCTATTTTATAGGCCGCATGGAAAAATATCTGAACAGCAAAGGCAGGCAGATTATTGGTTGGGACGAGATATTGGAAGGCGGTTTAACCCCCGGCGCAACAGTAATGAGCTGGACTGGCGAGGAAGGCGGCATAGCAGCTGCCAAACAACACCACAATGCCATCATGACGCCCGAAAAATATGTTTACCTGGACTATTATCAGTCGTTATATCCGGGCGAACCCATAACAGCCGGTGGCTATACCCCGCTAAGCAAAGTGTACAATTACGAACCTTTAACAAAAGAATTATCCGGCGATGAAGCCAAATACATCAAAGGCGTGCAAGCCAATGCCTGGAGCGAATACCTGCCCAGCCCCGCCCGGGCCGAGCGGCAACTGTTCCCCAGGATGCTGGCGTTGGCCGAAGTGGCCTGGTCGGCTAAGGAAAATAAGGACTATGATGGCTTTTTGAGGCGGTTAAGGTATGAGCAGCCGATGCTCAAAAAGCTCAATATTAATGCGGCTTACACTTTCGATGAGATAACCGATAACGTAAGTGAAACCGCAGATCACCAGGTATCAATTGGTTTAACTACAACTTTGCCTAATAGCCGGATCATGTACACTACAGATGGCTCGATACCTGGTTTATACAGCAAATGGTATAGTAAGGCCCTAACTATAACCCACTCGGGTACGCTAAAGGCAGCCGTTTTTAGCCACGGCAAATTAGCAGGACGGATATATGAAAAAGGCTTTAGAATCCACAAAGCTATCGGTAAAACTGTAACACTTGCCAACCAGCCGCAGGGAGCTTACAACCCCGGCGACACTTTCGGCTTGGTAAACGGTGTTTTCGGCAGCAAACTATACAACGACGGCCAATGGTATGGCTTCAACGGCAATGACCTGGATGCCGTGGTCGACCTGGGTTCGGTTCAAACAATATCACAATTAGGCATCAATATTTTAAAATACCACTGGCAAAAAATGTGGGAACCAACACTGCTTACGTTTGAAGTATCTGCAGATGGAAAAAACTATACCGAAGTTTACCGCCAAACCGAGTTTAAGGCCAACGGCATTAACACGGTAAAAGCTGATATTAAACCCACCCAGGCACGTTATGTAAGGTTAAAGGGCATCAACAAAGACATTATCCCGCCTGGCGAATATATTGCCGGCGCCAAGGCGTGGTTATTGGTAGACGAGATAGTTGTGAACTGA
- a CDS encoding serine/threonine-protein kinase: MSKVFTITEGLENMGALRTGGQGSVYKGRRYGPIITAVKLLPTPIHTESTDDKNFRNFQNEVEKLKKVNEEPNPNVVKILNSGITESGSFPFIEMEYIDGPDLEDLLKPPHEAIFTIKEIIKLADQLANALSHCHKVSVKHGDIKSNNVKFNIHTGNYVLLDFGLSAMSDDQRRTSIRHAGAIEFMAPEQNEGLMYFQTDVYSYGIILYELIGGQVPFPLNDNGETSRNAVMLAHMEKQVPDVMELRKKNLPAGWTEEKKQHEMQVPAWLLKIVAKCLEKEPENRYANGIELQEVLVYSSISAVNSTDVDDSWNASVLLKENERLQGLLLYYQEAESARGVHVVNPGTETPVVVGKHAVRISKPLFISLIVVLVALTGFSSVMAIKHRKGIYNTFFKSTTPPRDTLSQGSTQARPDSQVKKDTHEETQPVNNDGAASIPPEVDSLADSILRGVKHKSKSDPQFYRDSIKNADTSKLSF, from the coding sequence ATGAGCAAAGTATTTACAATTACCGAAGGTTTGGAGAATATGGGGGCTTTGCGAACGGGCGGACAAGGCTCTGTTTATAAAGGCAGGCGCTATGGCCCTATCATTACAGCGGTAAAATTATTACCCACCCCAATCCATACGGAGAGTACCGACGATAAAAATTTCAGAAATTTTCAGAACGAGGTTGAAAAACTAAAAAAGGTAAACGAAGAGCCGAACCCCAATGTGGTCAAAATCCTCAATTCGGGTATTACGGAAAGCGGCTCGTTCCCCTTTATCGAGATGGAATATATTGATGGTCCCGATCTGGAAGACTTACTTAAGCCACCGCATGAGGCCATTTTTACCATCAAGGAAATCATTAAACTGGCCGATCAACTGGCCAACGCACTCTCGCATTGCCACAAGGTATCGGTTAAACATGGTGATATTAAAAGCAATAACGTAAAGTTCAATATCCATACGGGTAATTATGTGCTGCTTGATTTTGGCCTTTCGGCTATGTCTGACGATCAGCGCCGAACCAGTATCAGGCATGCCGGGGCTATTGAATTTATGGCGCCTGAGCAAAATGAAGGGCTGATGTATTTTCAGACCGACGTGTACAGCTATGGCATTATCCTGTATGAATTGATTGGCGGCCAGGTACCTTTTCCGCTTAATGATAACGGCGAAACCTCCCGCAATGCGGTAATGCTGGCCCATATGGAAAAGCAGGTTCCGGATGTAATGGAACTGCGCAAAAAGAATTTACCTGCGGGTTGGACTGAGGAAAAGAAGCAGCATGAAATGCAGGTGCCTGCATGGCTGCTTAAAATTGTTGCCAAATGCCTTGAAAAAGAGCCCGAAAACCGTTATGCCAATGGCATCGAGCTGCAGGAGGTTTTGGTATATAGCAGTATATCGGCAGTAAACAGTACAGATGTTGACGATTCCTGGAATGCTTCGGTATTGTTAAAAGAAAATGAGCGCCTGCAAGGGTTGTTACTTTATTACCAGGAGGCCGAAAGTGCAAGGGGCGTGCATGTTGTAAACCCCGGCACCGAAACGCCTGTTGTTGTAGGCAAGCATGCGGTACGCATTTCTAAACCGCTGTTTATTAGTTTAATTGTAGTGTTGGTTGCCTTAACCGGGTTTTCGTCTGTTATGGCCATTAAGCATCGCAAGGGCATTTACAATACATTTTTTAAATCAACAACGCCGCCAAGGGATACGTTAAGCCAGGGTAGTACCCAGGCCAGGCCAGATAGCCAGGTTAAAAAGGATACCCATGAAGAAACACAGCCGGTTAACAATGATGGCGCTGCCAGCATTCCGCCCGAGGTGGATTCATTGGCAGATTCTATACTTCGTGGCGTAAAACACAAGTCTAAATCCGACCCGCAGTTTTACCGTGATAGCATAAAAAACGCTGATACATCAAAGTTGAGTTTTTAG
- a CDS encoding N-acetylmuramoyl-L-alanine amidase family protein: protein MRGFKKFFSVAIISLGLCLWCCFSLRAQQRDTIPATSGFRFKTVIIDAGHGGKDPGARGSYSVEKNVTLAIAKKLKLYIDTGMKGITTLMTRTDDTFIPLNQRSNIANQAHGNLFVSIHCNSSPEGNAASAHKRKGVLLLVYGFHRLKEQEEAVRENASIFQEKDYKQNYESYDETDPSNAIILNAYIQKYRKQSILFGDLLNAEFTDFDGRPSEGVKEQGVLVLAHSAMPAVLIETGFINNPEEEDYLNSPGGQDAIVKSIVTAINNYRKAIGSL, encoded by the coding sequence ATGAGGGGTTTTAAAAAGTTTTTTTCGGTAGCAATCATCAGCTTAGGGCTTTGCCTGTGGTGTTGTTTTAGTTTGCGTGCCCAGCAAAGGGACACCATTCCGGCCACCTCTGGCTTCCGCTTTAAAACGGTAATTATTGATGCAGGCCATGGCGGCAAAGACCCTGGTGCCCGCGGCTCATACTCGGTTGAAAAAAATGTTACCCTGGCAATAGCCAAAAAATTGAAGCTTTATATTGATACCGGCATGAAGGGCATTACCACGCTAATGACCCGTACCGATGATACTTTTATCCCCCTCAATCAACGCTCAAATATAGCCAACCAGGCGCATGGCAACCTGTTTGTTTCTATCCACTGTAACTCATCGCCCGAGGGAAATGCGGCTTCGGCCCATAAGCGTAAGGGGGTGTTGTTGCTGGTTTACGGTTTCCACAGGCTTAAAGAGCAGGAGGAGGCCGTGCGTGAAAACGCATCTATCTTCCAGGAAAAAGACTACAAACAAAACTACGAAAGCTATGATGAAACCGACCCGTCAAACGCCATTATCCTGAATGCCTATATTCAAAAATACCGCAAACAAAGTATCCTCTTCGGTGATTTGCTCAATGCAGAATTCACAGATTTTGATGGCCGCCCAAGCGAAGGTGTGAAAGAGCAGGGTGTATTGGTATTGGCCCATAGCGCTATGCCCGCCGTACTTATCGAAACTGGTTTTATTAACAATCCCGAAGAAGAGGATTACCTCAACTCGCCCGGCGGGCAGGATGCTATCGTGAAATCTATTGTTACAGCTATCAACAACTACCGTAAGGCAATTGGCAGCCTGTAA
- a CDS encoding PAS domain-containing sensor histidine kinase → MLPNKPIAVKMQTQEGTHDNLMAFFNAMDEVFFAVDTVNMRVLQISDACEKLFGYKPEDFMAGNRLLFDMVHPADSDIVVDEQRSLERAEQFTGQFRIIHKDGTIRWVEKKTIPVLDHSGHLIKAQGIIRDITSGKAEKETLRLSEELYRQIVETAQEGIWTIDENEKTNFVNSKIGEILGYSAEEMMGKELYDFMDEEGKAYAIACMERRRNGAKENLNIRYVKKNGEDVWANISANPIFDKTGRYRGALAMVTDITQSKQDQEALQKSEANLRAIFDNTDIAYVLFDDELKIVSFNTKAQKYAEERGNKTLEMSQPIKAYFPAERWTFVEELLAKVSRDGSVEYELNYPKADGTAEWYQVQWFVVKNEAHMPCGFVVANKNITGHKIAGLEREKITADLIQQNKDLEQFTYIISHNLRAPVANIIGLSYLIDEKDETLSELHEVLEKAAQSAKDIDTVIKDLNHILQTRKVVNEQKDLVVFNDLVNGIKGDMQQVIMSENAFFECTFDEIDAMFTVQSFLYSIFYNIISNSIKYRRAGIAPLIHIESHRLNDKIRLTFKDNGKGIDLDKNAANLFGLYKRFDTTMEGKGVGLFMVKTQVEALGGSISVKSKLTQGTEITLEFPVTKAGV, encoded by the coding sequence ATGTTACCAAATAAACCTATAGCCGTTAAGATGCAAACACAGGAAGGTACCCATGATAATTTGATGGCATTTTTTAATGCTATGGACGAAGTTTTCTTTGCTGTGGATACGGTAAACATGCGCGTATTGCAAATATCGGATGCATGCGAAAAGCTATTTGGTTATAAACCCGAAGATTTTATGGCGGGCAACCGGTTGTTGTTTGATATGGTTCACCCGGCAGATAGCGATATTGTTGTTGATGAGCAAAGAAGCCTGGAACGGGCTGAGCAATTTACAGGTCAGTTTCGCATCATCCATAAAGATGGCACAATACGTTGGGTGGAGAAAAAGACAATACCCGTATTAGACCATTCCGGGCATTTAATAAAGGCCCAAGGTATTATCAGGGATATTACATCGGGCAAAGCCGAAAAGGAAACCCTTAGGTTAAGCGAGGAGCTGTACCGGCAAATTGTTGAAACCGCGCAGGAGGGTATCTGGACAATTGATGAAAACGAAAAAACCAATTTTGTAAACAGCAAGATAGGCGAAATCCTGGGCTACTCCGCAGAAGAAATGATGGGAAAAGAGCTTTATGATTTTATGGATGAAGAGGGTAAGGCCTACGCTATAGCCTGTATGGAAAGGCGCAGGAACGGGGCCAAAGAAAATTTAAATATCAGGTATGTAAAAAAGAATGGCGAGGATGTTTGGGCAAATATATCGGCCAACCCGATTTTTGATAAAACGGGCAGGTACAGGGGAGCCCTTGCCATGGTAACCGATATTACCCAAAGCAAACAGGACCAGGAAGCGCTGCAAAAATCAGAAGCAAACCTGCGCGCTATTTTCGATAACACGGATATTGCATACGTACTGTTTGATGACGAACTGAAAATTGTTTCTTTTAACACAAAGGCGCAAAAGTATGCCGAAGAACGCGGCAACAAAACATTGGAGATGAGCCAGCCGATAAAAGCGTATTTCCCTGCAGAAAGATGGACTTTTGTAGAGGAACTGCTGGCAAAGGTAAGCCGGGATGGAAGTGTCGAATATGAATTAAATTATCCGAAAGCTGATGGTACTGCAGAATGGTATCAGGTACAGTGGTTTGTTGTAAAAAACGAAGCCCATATGCCCTGTGGTTTTGTGGTGGCCAACAAAAACATTACCGGGCATAAAATTGCCGGGCTTGAACGCGAAAAGATAACGGCCGATTTGATTCAGCAAAATAAAGACCTGGAACAGTTTACTTATATTATATCGCATAATCTGCGGGCGCCCGTAGCCAACATAATCGGCCTGTCGTACCTTATTGACGAAAAAGATGAAACGCTGAGCGAATTGCACGAGGTACTTGAAAAAGCCGCGCAATCGGCAAAGGACATTGATACCGTTATTAAAGATCTGAACCATATTTTACAAACCCGCAAGGTGGTAAATGAGCAAAAAGACCTGGTGGTTTTTAATGACCTGGTGAACGGCATTAAGGGAGATATGCAACAGGTTATCATGAGCGAAAACGCATTCTTTGAATGCACTTTTGATGAAATAGATGCCATGTTTACTGTACAGAGTTTTCTTTACAGTATTTTTTATAATATTATTTCAAATAGTATCAAATATCGCCGGGCCGGTATTGCGCCGCTTATTCATATTGAAAGCCATAGGCTGAATGATAAAATAAGGCTTACCTTTAAAGATAACGGCAAAGGCATCGATCTTGACAAAAACGCTGCTAATTTGTTTGGCCTGTACAAACGTTTTGATACAACCATGGAAGGCAAGGGCGTGGGGCTTTTTATGGTTAAAACCCAGGTTGAGGCTTTAGGAGGGAGTATAAGTGTGAAAAGCAAACTAACCCAGGGCACAGAGATTACTTTAGAATTTCCGGTTACAAAAGCCGGTGTTTAA
- a CDS encoding RNA polymerase sigma factor, whose translation MSYNLSDLTDIVNEVAVHDSYIAYKKLFGLLFPSIKRFSYSLLKSPELAEEVASDVMITLWRKRESITAIDNIKVYAFVIAKNLCLNILKKNSGGRIVSLDDIAVNLRIDNTTPEWILINDELRASLNNAINELPTRCKIIFRLVKEDGLSYKEVSEILDISIKTVDAQLVIATRRLSVSIKKEFNLSPVKKY comes from the coding sequence ATGTCGTACAATTTGTCTGACTTAACGGATATTGTAAACGAGGTAGCTGTGCATGACAGTTATATCGCTTACAAAAAGTTATTCGGATTGCTTTTCCCATCAATAAAGCGTTTTTCATACAGCCTGTTAAAATCGCCCGAACTGGCCGAGGAAGTAGCATCAGATGTAATGATCACCCTGTGGCGAAAACGCGAATCTATTACCGCTATAGATAATATTAAAGTGTACGCTTTTGTTATTGCAAAAAACCTGTGCTTAAATATCTTAAAAAAGAATTCGGGCGGCAGAATAGTTTCTTTGGATGATATTGCTGTAAACTTACGTATTGATAATACAACCCCGGAGTGGATATTGATTAATGACGAATTAAGGGCCAGCCTCAATAACGCTATCAACGAATTACCAACCAGGTGTAAAATAATTTTCAGGTTGGTAAAAGAAGATGGCCTGAGTTATAAGGAAGTTTCAGAAATTCTTGACATATCCATTAAAACAGTTGATGCTCAACTTGTTATAGCCACCAGGCGCCTGTCTGTTTCTATTAAAAAGGAGTTTAACCTTAGCCCGGTAAAAAAATATTGA
- a CDS encoding tetratricopeptide repeat-containing sensor histidine kinase, with protein sequence MNKPLLTYKLYFYMRYIVICAVLVVTLPSPGMAQANHIQALLGKLNAAKQDTDRVNLYYSISRQYWGRNADSALLMAQKSLELAQKINFEKGIALAYVSKGVALGYKGKWPEALECHFRCLRISQKLGMEGLTGNEYNNISGMYISIEDYSKALYYNRQAYKIALKQNDPTHEGVVSLLINLGEIFKKKGQPDSSILYNTQALVIAKRGKNPINTTVALYNIGENYVTKKDYERAQVYFYKALAIAQKNGDDEDVAYCHNGLALTSYYTGNYNASMQYAQQGLQESKKSGIIELIATAYQVLYLTNQKKGSYKEALYYRNLEFALNDSLKTAEKEKVIRNIQSSYELEQKQRQIDVLNKDKVIGQKELERVRIRRDLLTAGAISLLIFAFVLFRSYAQKRKLSEQLARQNKDITAQNMQLEELVHVKDRLFSIIGHDLRGPIYTISHMMDVIKGDELSKEESKFWVGKVSDTLTITAHLVENLLYWSKSQMDGIQANPACFNVQSVIEQNVTLLKERAAEKEVKVTGVQLTRPETVYADEIMIDIVIRNLVENAVKFSKAGDTVTVSAEQKESVTIITVKDNGKGIPEEAQARIFDKFSSYTTYGTASEKGSGLGLLLCKELVERNNGTIWFESKAGVGSSFYFSIPSLNN encoded by the coding sequence ATGAACAAACCTTTACTTACGTATAAGCTGTATTTTTATATGCGGTACATTGTTATATGCGCTGTATTGGTTGTTACGCTCCCATCTCCCGGCATGGCCCAGGCCAATCACATACAGGCACTCTTAGGCAAACTCAATGCAGCAAAACAAGATACCGACAGGGTAAACCTTTATTATTCAATTTCCAGGCAGTACTGGGGCCGAAACGCCGATAGCGCTCTTTTAATGGCGCAAAAATCGCTTGAACTTGCGCAAAAAATCAATTTTGAAAAAGGTATTGCACTGGCTTATGTTTCAAAAGGCGTGGCCCTTGGGTACAAAGGCAAGTGGCCCGAAGCATTGGAATGCCATTTCAGGTGTTTACGCATCAGCCAAAAGTTAGGAATGGAAGGGTTAACGGGGAATGAATATAATAACATTAGCGGCATGTACATTAGTATTGAGGATTATTCAAAGGCGCTTTACTATAACCGGCAGGCTTATAAAATAGCGCTTAAACAAAACGACCCCACACATGAGGGAGTAGTGAGCTTATTGATAAACTTAGGCGAGATATTTAAGAAAAAAGGCCAGCCCGATTCTTCCATACTATATAATACCCAGGCCCTGGTAATAGCTAAAAGGGGGAAAAATCCCATCAACACCACCGTTGCATTGTATAATATTGGCGAAAACTACGTAACCAAAAAAGATTACGAGCGGGCACAGGTTTATTTTTATAAAGCGCTTGCTATTGCTCAAAAAAACGGCGACGATGAAGATGTTGCTTATTGCCATAACGGCCTGGCGCTTACCAGTTATTATACAGGTAACTACAATGCAAGCATGCAATATGCGCAACAGGGCCTGCAAGAAAGTAAAAAATCGGGTATTATTGAACTTATTGCAACTGCTTATCAAGTACTGTATTTAACCAATCAAAAAAAAGGCAGTTATAAAGAAGCGCTATACTACCGGAACCTTGAATTTGCTTTAAACGACAGCCTGAAAACCGCCGAAAAAGAAAAAGTTATCCGGAATATACAATCATCCTATGAGCTGGAACAAAAACAGCGGCAAATTGACGTATTGAATAAAGATAAGGTTATAGGCCAAAAAGAGCTGGAAAGGGTACGAATACGGCGCGATTTGTTAACAGCAGGGGCCATATCGTTACTTATATTCGCTTTTGTGCTGTTCAGAAGTTACGCGCAGAAACGGAAGCTTAGCGAGCAGCTGGCACGTCAGAATAAAGATATAACAGCGCAAAATATGCAGCTGGAAGAACTGGTACACGTAAAAGACAGGCTGTTTTCTATTATTGGGCACGATTTGAGGGGGCCTATCTATACCATCAGCCATATGATGGACGTGATAAAGGGAGATGAGTTATCCAAAGAAGAAAGTAAGTTTTGGGTCGGTAAAGTATCAGATACCCTCACAATAACTGCGCACCTGGTCGAAAACCTGCTGTACTGGTCAAAAAGCCAGATGGACGGTATCCAGGCTAACCCCGCTTGTTTTAATGTGCAAAGTGTGATTGAGCAAAACGTAACCCTGCTTAAAGAGCGGGCAGCCGAAAAAGAGGTGAAAGTAACAGGGGTGCAACTTACCCGGCCCGAAACCGTTTATGCCGATGAAATAATGATAGATATTGTGATCAGGAATTTAGTGGAGAATGCGGTGAAATTTTCAAAAGCTGGCGATACAGTTACAGTGAGTGCAGAGCAAAAGGAATCGGTCACTATCATCACCGTGAAGGACAATGGCAAAGGTATTCCGGAGGAAGCCCAGGCCAGGATATTTGATAAATTTTCGTCATACACAACGTATGGTACAGCCAGCGAAAAAGGCAGCGGGCTTGGCCTTTTATTATGCAAAGAACTGGTAGAAAGAAATAACGGTACCATATGGTTTGAAAGTAAGGCTGGCGTTGGCAGCTCGTTTTATTTCAGCATCCCATCATTAAACAATTAA
- a CDS encoding Fur family transcriptional regulator, with protein MEPARNNFHFEDLLNRHHLKKTAPRLRVLSMMSARNAATSQPDLESVMNDIDRVTLYRILNAFEEKGIIHKVFDLNGTANYALCSSSCDEGHHHDEHLHFNCTQCKNVYCLDDLHLPAITLPPGFEPQGFTLYATGLCPKCSKKAVKK; from the coding sequence ATGGAACCAGCCCGCAACAACTTTCACTTCGAGGACCTGCTGAACAGGCACCATTTAAAAAAAACAGCCCCGAGGCTCCGGGTATTGTCCATGATGTCGGCCCGTAACGCAGCCACCTCACAGCCTGACCTGGAGAGTGTTATGAACGATATTGACCGGGTTACCTTATATCGCATCCTGAATGCTTTTGAAGAAAAAGGCATTATCCACAAGGTGTTTGATTTAAATGGCACGGCTAACTACGCCCTATGCTCATCCAGCTGCGATGAAGGCCACCACCATGACGAGCACCTGCATTTCAACTGCACCCAATGCAAAAATGTATACTGCCTTGATGATTTGCACCTGCCAGCCATAACGCTGCCACCAGGTTTTGAGCCTCAGGGCTTTACACTATACGCAACCGGCCTGTGCCCCAAATGCAGTAAAAAGGCGGTAAAAAAATGA
- a CDS encoding PP2C family protein-serine/threonine phosphatase: MANNFFGLTDTGRQRDNNEDAFIAQKADDGNFILACVIDGVGGYVGGEVAAEIARETIIKDLSYIAGNVSALLVNTFIDANKQIYDKKIADKELQNMACVLTLAVVDLENNQFHYAHVGDTRLYLLRDNSLIKISKDHSFVGFLEDSGRLSEEAAMDHPKRNEINKALGFDPNIAKEADFVETGHSPFLPGDMLLVCSDGLTDLVDKNLIKSILTGAGELEDKATKLIQAANNKGGKDNVTVVLVHNNKVPRVHNVTRPVASAKVAEEIIDPKHRPKLHDGPETVPVKQKSNRTAVALLAILLLVVLCGFVWQYWINQQLKHDETKPVVARPVTRPKSAGEIKLQDTLNKLKGNTLILSATDFKEPIVLSDSIFIGRDSLYIKAKGKIVFKPDSGYKGAAFMLSPKSKYVVLDSVAFDGFKTGVITHNDALVLKYVQFINCVTPVQTTYLFPDKQYVSGRLFGGMFKIDSLPKAIKH, translated from the coding sequence ATGGCAAATAATTTTTTTGGACTAACCGATACCGGCAGGCAGCGGGATAATAACGAGGATGCCTTTATTGCCCAAAAAGCCGATGATGGCAATTTTATTTTGGCCTGTGTAATTGATGGAGTTGGCGGATATGTAGGCGGCGAGGTTGCTGCCGAAATTGCGCGCGAGACCATTATTAAAGATCTATCGTACATCGCCGGCAATGTGAGCGCCTTGTTGGTGAATACTTTTATTGATGCCAACAAACAAATTTATGATAAAAAAATAGCAGATAAGGAACTGCAAAACATGGCCTGCGTACTTACGCTTGCGGTGGTGGACCTGGAGAATAACCAGTTTCATTACGCCCACGTGGGCGATACCCGTTTGTACTTGCTGCGCGATAATTCGCTCATTAAAATTTCAAAAGACCACTCTTTCGTGGGCTTCCTGGAAGATTCGGGCCGGTTAAGCGAAGAAGCCGCCATGGATCATCCTAAGCGCAATGAAATTAACAAGGCGCTTGGCTTTGACCCTAATATTGCTAAAGAAGCCGACTTTGTAGAAACAGGTCATTCGCCGTTTTTGCCCGGCGATATGTTATTGGTTTGCAGCGATGGCCTTACCGACCTGGTTGATAAAAACCTGATAAAAAGTATCCTGACCGGCGCCGGCGAATTGGAAGATAAGGCAACTAAGCTGATACAGGCAGCCAATAATAAAGGCGGCAAAGATAACGTAACCGTGGTGCTGGTACATAACAACAAGGTGCCGCGTGTCCATAATGTAACCCGGCCGGTGGCTTCGGCTAAGGTTGCCGAAGAGATTATTGATCCTAAACATCGCCCTAAATTACACGATGGGCCCGAAACTGTGCCTGTAAAGCAAAAAAGCAACCGAACCGCTGTTGCTTTGCTTGCCATATTGTTATTGGTAGTTTTATGCGGATTTGTGTGGCAATACTGGATAAACCAGCAGCTAAAGCACGACGAAACAAAACCGGTAGTCGCCAGGCCTGTTACCAGGCCGAAAAGTGCGGGCGAAATAAAGCTACAGGATACGCTGAACAAATTAAAAGGAAACACCCTTATACTTTCGGCCACTGACTTTAAGGAGCCCATAGTTTTAAGCGATTCCATTTTTATTGGCAGGGATAGCCTGTACATAAAGGCAAAAGGAAAAATTGTTTTTAAACCCGATTCGGGTTATAAAGGTGCGGCTTTCATGCTATCGCCAAAAAGTAAATACGTGGTGCTGGATAGTGTGGCATTTGATGGCTTTAAAACCGGAGTTATTACACATAACGATGCCCTGGTATTAAAATATGTACAGTTTATTAACTGCGTAACGCCTGTGCAAACCACCTACCTTTTCCCCGATAAACAATATGTGTCGGGCAGGTTGTTTGGCGGTATGTTCAAGATAGATTCGTTACCCAAAGCCATCAAGCACTAA